TACACTAAGATGtaatgatatttcctaataaagggaagtagtagtggtaaggaATAGCTGTTTCGGTAACTGGATTAAGCTATGATGTACTGTACGACATCAGATAGTCTGCTTTACACTGAAGTATATGATATTTcttacttaaataaataaataaataacataacaataacataacataacataaataaatacattaggCAGTCTATATAGTTTCGAGCACAAGAAGGACATGCAGGTAATCTGAAAGTCTGGTAGCGCCTGTCGATGCAATTACGGATTCATAATACAGTCAACTCTATCAGCCTCACTAGTGTTACTCCTACTGTCCCTTCACGGGATGATATTGAACTAATTCTACCGTTTTCATTTGAGGgctaaattaagttaggtttagattcatccagttcattaatttcactctTGATTCCTTCACTGAGTTGACTTGGAAAAGCGCAATATTTTAGCCAGAAATAAACTTCCAGTGTCTCATAATTAGCAGGCTACGGTTATTTCCATAATCTACCTCCCCCTCACAGTCACAATCACACACCACATTcataatacaaagaaacacgGCAACCTTGCCACACTGGACACTGCACCCGTTACGGTACACACTCACAAAGATTACCGAGCAaatattttcactttcattcacaAGGAAACAATTACTGCAAGTTTTCGAGTAAGTGCTGCAGTTTTTGGCCCATCAAGGTTTTTCAGATGATGGGGTTTTAATGACACAAAGCAAAGCATCATCAGGAACCTTTGTACTGCATTAGGTCCTTGTAATATCTGTATTATTTTAACCGGATACGAGTGAACTGCTGCATGGCTGGATAAAACATTATTTTAACTAATGAATCAAAATCCTCAATTTATGCGTATGTTGCATGACTGATAATACAACAGCATAAGTTACGAATGATACACAGAAAGGTATGAATATCAGAGTACTTACACAGAGGTGGTGGTATCAGGCAGACGGCGTCCAGCAGCTGACTagacaatgtaaacaaacttgAGCAAAGTCACTAACAGACTGTAGTGAAAGCTTCTTGGATGTTTCAaaagtgttttcttgattttaattACGGTGTGGTAAATATTCCACATCCTCAATAGTAGAAATATGCATGAGAACGTAATTAATCACCTCTGTATCTTTTGAAAAGTGTCCTCTTGTGAGACCAAAGCATTTCAATATACGGGGTCAGGATGCAGTCAGTATGTGGCGTGGCGCGCGCTGACATGTCCAAGGCGACGGTTATCAAGAACCTGCTGCTTCCTCGTTTGACGTTAATTTATTATATGGAATGGGATActgtttttcttatatttttatttctattttttaccttcttatttGGAAGACGAATACAATTTTTCATAGATCAAAAGAGAAGCGATTCATAAATTAAGCTCTTCATTTTCGCTTTGTGCCCACATCAATGCTCAGGAAAGCCTTCTTGTCCCCTGTATGTATCTAGGTAATTGACTCATTGTGAGTATGCTGGTAGACAATGAATCAaggccaataaaaaaaaataataataataataaaaaaataaaatcatgggAGCGGAAAATATCTGCATAATGACTCATTTCGTTAATCATCGCGTGACAAACTCCTTTCCTCGCCGCTGAACGTGCTGCGCTTCTTCTGTTAGGACTTTGCCACGCTGCTcagtgatctggctttctttcaAGTTCTTAGTTATTCGGGTTTGGAGGTGCCCAGGCAGGACTAATAATATGACTCTATAACAGAGGAGGTAGGCAAGGGCTGACATGAAGTAAGGTTGTCATGCATACATTATTTTAATTTGCATGCTTGCTTATCTGAAATCCATCTTGTTATTATCGATGCGGTTATCTATTTGATTATGTTGATTGATAAGTTTCTTAGCTTATACTACATTACTAACTTAATGTTATTATCATACTTACCACAGGGCATCGAAACACTGGAGCAGAAGTTCCCACAACATATTGATCGGCTGAGAGGTCGCGGCCGAGGCACCTTCATCGCCTTCGATGGGATCACTCCTGCCAAACGTGACGCCATCATCGGGAAGCTCAAGCTGCAAGGTGGGAATGGCTTAAAAATATATGATGTTAGTCTATGatacaaaacattaaagaaaaggCCTTTAAATTGTTTTTAAGtccagaaataaacaaaagaactaTTCCCTCAAACCCTCAGCTTCTTCCTTATATATTCCTCTTTTctaacaccttccttcctctattcatcattagcctgtatattttcattgttgtaCAAAGACCTCCTCCAACCATTTTCATTCATCTATGTACAGCAGCTGTCTCAAGCTCCCATTACTCCAATGAAAATTCTTTAACCATCCTACCTTCTTTTCGTCATTCTCATAGGTTCCTTCTACAGTTTTAAAAGAGTTTGTCATCCTTTCAGATCAATAAGAAAAGATCACGACAAAATTTTCTTAAATAagaggaatctctctctctctctctctctctctctcttaaaaacgTGTCATAAGAGTAGCTATATTCACCATAGCATATTGCACAGTCATCATTACcacacattccttcccttcctgactTCCTTTCCCTTGTAGGTGTGCACGCGGGAGGCTGCGGGGAGAAGACCGTGCGTCTCCGGCCTGCCCTCATCTTCCAGCCCCTCCATGCCCACATCTTCCTGGACAAGCTGGAGGCGGTGCTGGCCTCGCTGTAAGGGCGCCGCGACTCAGCCCACTGTGGCGTCGCGCGTCAAGAAATCGTGGGAAGATCGTGCGACATCAGCAGgaacgacattttttttttttctattcataacCAAGCCTGTGTGCATTATCTTATCCACTTTCATTTCGTGAGTTCGTCGGGTTTGAACTGTTAACGGGAAAAAGATTGTGTATTTTGTACTTGTGTGGTCAGGATGTTCATGTCCCCCCGCGCGGCGCCTCACACCTTGACTGCCGACGCTCGGCCTTCAAGCAAGCAATGGCAAAACCTGGTGGTGATTATTGTTGCTATCATTATGTACTATTGTTTCTTATGGTTATCATTCATTCTGTTGTGTTGCTCCTCTCATATACTACACAGTATTCAAATGACTATTTTTGTGATATATAATTGCtctatgaaaataattaaaatttaacttttttacaGTTAAGAGAAGTAGCTGTATGCTCGAGGTACAGCGATATAATATTGATTATTTCAAATGTATTTTGGCCTGTGGTCAATCCCATAATTGCTGCCACAGTTATCAGCTTCAGATTTTGATAAAACCTTAAGATATTGTTGAGACATTCAGACAGGCTGGGGGTGGAGGTTACGAGAGAGACAGGTGTTATAAAGTGAGGCTGGCACTGgagcttcctcattcctctgaAGGAAGCCAAAAGCAATACTATCGGGAATGAACTCACCTCATATCACCTGTCTCGCTTAACCTGCACCCCTAAAGacattaatgaaggaaaatctAGACTCCAGCAAAATTGTGGTAAGGAATCGTGCGGGATGTGCCAAGTGGCGGGCTGGGCCTGCTGCAGGGCGCCCCGGCTGGTAAGTGTGGCATGCTGGGCACAATACTGGACCTTAAATTACTGATGCCAGTATTCAAGCACTATTTTCTCTTGCACTGAAATTATCTAAGATTATATTAATCTGCTACAGAAAGTATAGATGAAATCACAAACACTAGGTAGAAATTGGCAATTTATTCATGCCATAATCCATAAAAAATATAGGTAACCATAAATGATAAAGGAGTAGGACACCATAGCCTTGTTCTAGTAGCTAGTGGTCATCAGCACAGCTTGTTGAAGCCAAACCCAGTACATGCCGTGCacttcaaatattaaaagatttCCGTTCAAAAAGAAAATTTCACGTGAATAATTTGACAAGTACTAATGTTTAGTACGCTGGATTGTTTTCAGCATACtgtatatacatgtatattGCAATTGAAACAGGGTACCCTACAATCGGACAGGGAAATAGAAGCCTCAGGTAGTATAGAGAAGCAACATACTACTCATGATGACACCACACCTGCCTGCACGTCGAGGTTTACCCCAGTACTGTCACTACCAAACCAACCAAAACTTACACCACCATGCATCAATCAGGGCTAGATAGGAACCAGCCACTGCATTAGGGAGCACTTAATTAttgcatccacacacacacacaaacatgtgtgtgtgcgtgtgcaaaTTCTGTAGTTTGTCCCACAGCCCTGTAGTCACACATCTTACGACTTTGTTACTCCAGACGGGTCAAGGTTGTTTTAACCACGCTGCAATGGAGTGATATTTGGGCTTCCATTTTGTGTTGTAGTTCATggccgtgtttgtgtgttctcATAACTCAAGCTTTTTCTATGTTCGTTACTTTCTTACCCAGCAGGATTTAAAGTCCGAAATTAACATTCCACTTGCACGTTGTCTATCCACGGAACGTTCCCCCTGCAGCTACAACAGTGCTTCTCTACAccaaaataaaagtatatatatatggaaatgtTTGTATATCTTAGTGACCTTGGCTACCAACACACCATTTCTCCAACTAAATGCTCCTTGGTACGAAATAAAATTATGTACAGCACAACTTACAACTCTTGATCTTAATCTGACAATTACTATTCCACACATGCCTCATACTTTATCCTCTATAAATAAAATGCTGAGCTGCTTTAGTGCaccggagaaaaaaaataaatcattaccATCCTTGATTTCTTTTAGTCTATGTCATGAAAACCCTCCTTCCACATTCTGTTTATTGGAAATCACTCAATCATACACCTCAATGATGCAAACCATTCTAGGTCTATTGGCATTTACACTCCTATGGCTCGTACAAACATACAGGGTTGTGCTGCATACACTATGGCGATGAGGATGATTAAAGATGAACATGGTGATGCATAACCCACCCACACAGGGCGTAGTCACAGTGACGGGCCTGGAAATCCACCGGACACAGCACACTGCCACGCCTGCCAGGATCTCAGGCCTACAGGATTGAAGCCTCTCATCCCAACATTAACGCATGACCAGAGGCTTCAATCtgtacaggtggtggtggtggttgtagttggGTGGGAGGGTTGAGGGgaaagggacagggagaggaatTAGAGCTCGTCATGACCCAGCTCATTCTCGatgtcgtcgtcctcctcgtcatctgggtcctcctcatcctcatcctcatcgtCTTCCTTACTGTCCTCAGCTGCCTTAGCTTCTTCCTcggccttcttcctctcctcctcatcctgagCATCCTTCATCTTCTTGGCCTCATCCTTGGTGGCTCCCCAGGTCTCGTCTCCAATGCGCTTCGCCTCCTCAATGTCGTCGCTGATGAGGAAGTTGTCGAAGATGGTGCCACTCTTCACCTGCCACAGATCCAGACCCACAGAGCAGATCTCGTCATATTTGTACAGCTCGGGGTCGGCGGTGTACTCAGGGTTGTCAATCTCAGGGTGGTGCCAGGGTCCCTTGTAGTCAGGGTTGTCAATCTGCTTTGGTTTCCACTCGCCCTTGTAGTCAGGGTTGTCAATCATGGGTGGCTCCCACTCTCCGTCCATCTCGTCATCCCAGTCCTCGGGTTTGGTGGCATCAGGGTCGGGGATGTGCTCAGGTTGGTCCCAGTCCTCAGGCTTGGTGTCATCAGGGTCAGGGATGGTGGCACGGTCATCCCAGTCGTCAGGCTTGCTTGCATCAGGGTCCTTGATCTTCTTGGGTGGCAGCATGTCCCAGTCCTCCTCCAGCTCGCCAGACTGCACCTTCTCGTTGTCAATGAGCACCTCATACGTGTTGTCGGGCTTCACAATGAGGGTATACAAGTGAGAGAAGACATCGTCCTTGCAGCGGATCTCCTTCTTGATGAGGTGGTTCTGGCTCTTGTAGTTGAAGATCACATGCACCTTCTTTGTTCCTGGACCACAGATGTCAGGCCCTGGGGGAAAGAATGCAGGCATTATTCCACCTGTTCTGATTCTGATATTCACAGCAactcaaggaaggaaaacaccaCCCTTAAAAAAGAATCATTTGCTTCAACTACCATTTATATGATCATCTCCTAAGTTTCATTCAATGTTAAAAattaaaatttttcaagataaaACTTGTAATCTAAGTTTCAATGTTAAAATAGAAAACTAAGATAAAACTTGTAATAAGTCACAAAAACTGACAGCAAAGGCAACATTACATGctataacataacataacatccATGACAACTTACCAAACATGACAAGGTAGGGAGATTCTCCATGCATGTCCTTCTGGTCCAGGGAGCAGTCGAACACCTtcaggtatccaccgccacaGTCGATGTTCTGTTCATGCTTGACTGTGAACTGAATGACCAGAGGCTTGTCTTTGTTGGTGAAGGGGTCAAACTTGCTGGACAGGCCATAGAAGCGAGCATCCTGAGATGATTAAAAAGAAATGGGACATCAGTAACGAGGGATGTGCTGGACACACTGGCACATTGCCATTACTTAAAATTCTGCCATGTCagttcaccaccaacttcacCCAATTCTCAAAATTCCACTGGCATCTTGAGAACAATGTACATTTCTGCCACAAATATCTGACAGAAGTCACCGGTGCATTCAGCCTTCCAATAACTTTCTTTACGGACTTCACATTAACTATGTAGTTCTATGTATAAGCTACAATAAGCTTACATTAACATTACTTAATGTAGTTCTACATATAAGCTAAAATAAGCTTTCTCTAAATGACCGATTATGAAGTTTTATATACTTCGACTACAAATTGGCAAACATGAACAAATACTAAGTATAAATGTAACAATACCATAAATGGTATTACATGTATTACAGGAAGACTGGATCTGGTTAATCAAAATGTGGCAAATGATGAACAAACAAGTAATGTATATCAAGTATTCCAGTTAGTTTAAAAATAAAGCCAGTATTTAGCTAAACCCACAAAGGAgttccttcacctcacccaACTTCACAACTCGCCCATTAGAACGACACTAATTCAATTTAAAATTCTATAACTAGAATTCAAAGCGAATTGTCACTAATATGCATCAAGCATTATCCTCATCCCTTTCACAAGTTTAGTTGCATCTTCCAGGGTTCTAATACAAATAAGGCATAACAATTACCTACATCTATACTTGTGAAAATACATGGCTCAGTTATGTTCATTTGCACCTCATGTATTGTCTTTTGGATGCTGATTAATACTGAAAAATCTCCACATCCACAC
The Scylla paramamosain isolate STU-SP2022 chromosome 3, ASM3559412v1, whole genome shotgun sequence genome window above contains:
- the LOC135095447 gene encoding calreticulin-like; translated protein: MKIYILLALLGVALVEAKVYFQETFSDDDWASRWVQSEHKGKEFGKFKLTPGKFYGDAEKDKGIQTSQDARFYGLSSKFDPFTNKDKPLVIQFTVKHEQNIDCGGGYLKVFDCSLDQKDMHGESPYLVMFGPDICGPGTKKVHVIFNYKSQNHLIKKEIRCKDDVFSHLYTLIVKPDNTYEVLIDNEKVQSGELEEDWDMLPPKKIKDPDASKPDDWDDRATIPDPDDTKPEDWDQPEHIPDPDATKPEDWDDEMDGEWEPPMIDNPDYKGEWKPKQIDNPDYKGPWHHPEIDNPEYTADPELYKYDEICSVGLDLWQVKSGTIFDNFLISDDIEEAKRIGDETWGATKDEAKKMKDAQDEEERKKAEEEAKAAEDSKEDDEDEDEEDPDDEEDDDIENELGHDEL